A genomic window from bacterium includes:
- a CDS encoding pyridoxal-phosphate dependent enzyme has translation MGLPKVEVNPHWSGYRCVLCGKEFGTDWRGFVCDACGIDGILDATYDYAAIRAGLPGGEAFPAVGRPDLWRFLPLLPLWPGTAHPSWSLGDTPLHAPERLRSKLGLPDLYLKDDTGLPSASLKDRATAMAVADCARLGVEHVAAASTGNAAASLAVLAARAGI, from the coding sequence ATGGGGCTGCCTAAGGTCGAGGTGAATCCGCACTGGTCGGGGTATCGGTGCGTGCTGTGCGGGAAAGAGTTCGGGACGGACTGGCGCGGCTTCGTCTGTGACGCGTGCGGCATCGACGGGATCCTCGACGCTACCTACGACTATGCGGCGATCCGCGCGGGGCTGCCGGGCGGCGAGGCCTTTCCCGCGGTCGGTCGGCCCGATCTCTGGCGCTTTCTGCCTCTGCTGCCCCTCTGGCCCGGGACCGCCCATCCCTCCTGGTCGCTGGGCGACACGCCCCTCCACGCGCCCGAACGCCTGCGCTCGAAACTCGGGTTGCCCGATCTATATCTGAAGGACGACACGGGCCTGCCCTCTGCCAGCCTGAAGGACCGCGCGACGGCGATGGCCGTGGCCGACTGCGCGCGGCTGGGCGTGGAGCACGTGGCGGCCGCCTCGACGGGCAACGCGGCGGCCAGCCTGGCGGTCCTGGCGGCGCGCGCCGGCATC